The window CCCGTGCCATTATCCATAAACCCAAAGTTCTCTTTGCAGATGAACCAACTGCAAGTTTGGATTCAAAAAGGTCAAAAGATGTGATGACATTAATCAGTAATTTAACAAAGACACTCAATATTGCCACATTAATAGTAACACATGACGAAGAAATGCTTTCATTTGCTGACCATATCATTAAAATGAGTGATGGGCAGATTTTTAAAAAAGTGTAGGAGAAAGAAAATTATATGACAAATATTTTAATTGTGGATGACGATATCAATATTTTAAAACTTGTAGATATTCACTTATCTGAACAAGGATATAATGTATTCCAGGCTAAAGACGGGATGGAAGCATTAGAAATACTCAAGAAGGCTACCTGCGATTTAGCCATAGTGGATGTGATGATGCCATTTATGGATGGCTACACCCTAACGAAGGAGATTCGAACACTGTATGATATTCCAGTGATCCTTTTAACAGCTAAAAGCGAAATTGAGGATAAGGAGCAAGGATTTCAAGCCGGAACGGATGATTATCTGGTAAAACCATTTGAAACAAAAGAATTAATCTTTCGGATTAAGGCATTGCTGCGACGATATGACTACCAGCAGGATGAATCCATACTACAAATTGGCAATACCACGATAAACAAAAAAAGCTATGAAGTTCAGGTAGGGAAGCGTACCTTGCTCTTACCGTTAAAAGAATTCGAGCTTTTATCTTATCTAACTTCTAATCCTAAACTTGTGTTTTCCAGAGAACACCTGATAGAACAAATCTGGGGCTTGGATTATGAAGGAGATGCGAGAACGGTAGATGTTCATATAAAAAGATTAAGGGAACGTTTTTCTAACTTAACGGATGATTTTCAAATAAAAACAGTACGCGGGGTTGGATATTCATTGGAGGTCCAACGTAAATGAAAACACTATATGTGAAATTTATTGTCATAACGATTGGAATGATGTTTATTAGCTTTCTCTTAGCTTTTGTCATTTCAAATACCTATTATCA of the Bacillus sp. 1NLA3E genome contains:
- a CDS encoding response regulator transcription factor produces the protein MTNILIVDDDINILKLVDIHLSEQGYNVFQAKDGMEALEILKKATCDLAIVDVMMPFMDGYTLTKEIRTLYDIPVILLTAKSEIEDKEQGFQAGTDDYLVKPFETKELIFRIKALLRRYDYQQDESILQIGNTTINKKSYEVQVGKRTLLLPLKEFELLSYLTSNPKLVFSREHLIEQIWGLDYEGDARTVDVHIKRLRERFSNLTDDFQIKTVRGVGYSLEVQRK